The Molothrus ater isolate BHLD 08-10-18 breed brown headed cowbird unplaced genomic scaffold, BPBGC_Mater_1.1 matUn_MA555, whole genome shotgun sequence genome contains a region encoding:
- the LOC118701262 gene encoding zinc finger protein 628-like isoform X5, translating into MAGAAPPAGAPEHPFTCRECGKSFRWSSRLAHHLRSHTGERPYKCPECPKAFKGSSALLYHLRGHTGERPYTCATCGKSFKRSSLLQTHLRVHTGLRAFRCAQCGLTFKWASHYQYHLRQHSGERPYRCPTCPKAFKNSSSLRRHRHTHTGERPHTCDTCGKGFAQATNLRQHLRVHTGERPYTCATCGKSFTHSSNLHLHRRTHGPAPQCPACATPLASRACPQRHLQSPAPPGAASPEPLWRPLGLTCAEQEATATPATPPAPPHRCLTCGKSFKNGSGLARHLPGHERPRAPPAPGEAEAPAPPERPYRCGECGKAFKGSSGLRYHLRDHTGERPYTCATCGKSFKRSSLLQTHLRVHTGLRAFRCAQCGLTFKWASHYQYHLRQHSGERPYRCPTCPKAFKNSSSLRRHGHTHTGERPHTCDTCGKGFAQATNLRQHLRVHTGERPYTCATCGKSFTHSSNLHLHRRTHSAARPFRCPTCPKAFVMAAYLQRHLRTHGPAPRRAPGGATPGAAAPVPAGAYLVLPGPGGASPRKVLLVAATPGHARPHLAQVGRGQRTWQSVLLLPGAGREGTAAGLRLQVAEVAGVAGVTGVGVTGMTGVTGVTGVTGVGVTGVGVTGMTGVTGVTGVGVTGVTSAGVTGVGVAGVAGVTGVPGVAGVTGVGVTGVPGVTGVGVTGVTGVTGVPGVTGVGVTGVTGLTGVAGVGVAGVRGVGVTGVTGVQLQVLPVATEVTSVQGGELTGVTGVTGVTGVTGVTGVAGVAGVAGVGVTGVPGVTGVGVTGVPGVGVTSVTGVGVTGMTGVTNAGVRGVGVTGVAGVTGVTNVGVTGLTGVTGVTNAGVRGVGVTGVTGVQLQVLPVPSEVTSVQLQAGEVTNVQLQVLPPPPSGGTNVQLQVLPTPPEVTNVQLCTGEVANVQLQVLPPPPGGTGVQLQAGEVTNVQLQVLPPPPEVANVQLQVLPPPPGGTGVQLQAGEVTNVQLQALPLSSGVTNVQLQVLPPPASGGTGVQLQAGEVANVQLQVLPPLAGGTGVQLQATELPSVHLETTEVTDVHLDISEVTDVHLETMEEVPSAHLETSEVTDVHLEPTEMSRAHLDMSQLPSAHLETTEMTDVHLDTSEVTDAHLEMTEEVPGAHLDTSEVPSAHLEMSEMTDVHLETTEVTSVHLQTTHVTNVHLETSGVTNAHLDTSELPSVHLEPTEVTSGHLDTTEVTDVHLEPTEVPSAHLEPTQMTDVHLGTTEVTDVHLDTSELPSVHLETSGVTNGHLDTSEPPSVHLETSEMTDVHLDTTEVTDVHLETSEVTDVHLGTTEVTSVHLQTTHVTDVHLETSGVTNVHLEPTEVTNGHLDTTEVTDVHLETSELPGAHLDMSEVPSDHLDTTEVTDAHLETNEMTDAHLDMSEVTDVHLDTSELPSVHLDVSEVPSAHLESNEMTDVHLDTTPMPSAHLATSEVTDVHLGTTEVPSAHLDVSEVPSAHLETSEVPSAHLEPTQMTDVHLDTTEVTDVHLATSELPSAHLDVSEVPNVHLEVPSVHLETPEEVPGAHLDTSKVPGAHLEPTELHLEPP; encoded by the exons ATGGCGGGTGCGGCGCCCCCCGCAGGTGCCCCCGAGCACCCCTTCACCTGCCGGGAGTGCGGCAAATCCTTCCGCTGGTCCTCGCGCCTGGCGCATCACCTGCGCAGCCACACAGGTGAGCGCCCCTACAAGTGCCCCGAGTGCCCCAAGGCCTTCAAGGGCTCCTCCGCCCTCCTCTACCACCTGCGGGGCCACACAGGTGAGCGCCCCTACACCTGCGCCACCTGCGGCAAGAGCTTCAAGCGCTCCTCGCTGCTGCAGACTCACCTGCGCGTGCACACGGGGCTGCGCGCCTTCAGGTGCGCCCAGTGCGGCCTCACCTTCAAGTGGGCGTCGCACTACCAGTACCACCTGCGGCAGCACTCAGGTGAGCGGCCCTACCGCTGCCCCACCTGCCCCAAGGCCTTCAAGAACTCCTCCAGCCTGCGGCGCCACCGCCACACGCACACAGGTGAGCGCCCGCACACCTGCGACACCTGCGGCAAGGGCTTCGCCCAGGCCACCAACCTGCGGCAGCACCTGCGGGTGCACACGGGCGAGCGGCCGTACACCTGCGCCACCTGCGGCAAGAGCTTCACGCACTCGTCCAACCTGCACCTGCACCGGCGCACGCACGGCCCCGCCCCGCAGTGCCCCGCCTGCGCCACGCCCTTGGCCTCGCGCGCCTGCCCGCAGCGGCACCTGCAgagccccgccccgcccggcgctGCCTCACCTGAGCCGCTCTGGAGGCCGCTGGGGCTCACCTGTGCCGAGCAGGAGGCGACAGCGACGCCGGCCacgcccccggccccgccccaCCGCTGCCTCACCTGTGGCAAGAGCTTCAAGAACGGCTCGGGGCTGGCGCGACACCTGCCCGGCCACGAGCGGCCCAGAGCCCCGCCCGCACCAGGTGAGGCCGAGGCGCCGGCCCCGCCCGAGCGGCCGTACAGGTGCGGCGAGTGCGGCAAGGCCTTCAAGGGCTCCTCGGGGCTGCGCTACCACCTGCGCGACCACACAGGTGAGCGCCCCTACACCTGCGCCACCTGCGGCAAGAGCTTCAAGCGCTCCTCGCTGCTGCAGACTCACCTGCGCGTGCACACGGGGCTGCGCGCCTTCAGGTGCGCCCAGTGCGGCCTCACCTTCAAGTGGGCGTCGCACTACCAGTACCACCTGCGGCAGCACTCAGGTGAGCGGCCCTACCGCTGCCCCACCTGCCCCAAGGCCTTCAAGAACTCCTCCAGCCTGCGGCGCCACGGCCACACCCACACAGGTGAGCGCCCGCACACCTGCGACACCTGCGGCAAGGGCTTCGCCCAGGCCACCAACCTGCGGCAGCACCTGCGGGTGCACACGGGCGAGCGGCCGTACACCTGCGCCACCTGCGGCAAGAGCTTCACGCACTCGTCCAACCTGCACCTGCACCGGCGCACGCACTCGGCGGCGCGGCCCTTCCGCTGCCCCACCTGTCCCAAGGCCTTCGTCATGGCCGCCTACCTGCAGAGACACCTGCGCACGcacggccccgccccgcgccgcgcaCCTGGCGGCGCCACGCCTGGCGCTGCCGCACCTGTGCCCGCCGGCGCTTACCTGGtgctgcccggccccggcggaGCCTCCCCACgcaaggtgctgctggtggcGGCCACGCCCGGGCACGCCCGGCCGCACCTGGCGCAGGTGGGCAGGGGGCAGCGCACCTGGCAGAGCGTCCTGCTCCTACCTggggcggggagggaggggacgGCAGCGGGGCTGCGGCTGCAGGTGGCTGAggtggcaggggtggcaggtGTGACAGGTGTAGGTGTGACAGGTATGACAGGTGTGACAGGGGTGACAGGGGTGACAGGTGTGGGTGTGACAGGTGTAGGGGTGACAGGTATGACAGGTGTGACAGGGGTGACAGGTGTGGGTGTGACTGGGGTGACAAGTGCAGGTGTGACAGGTGTGGGTGTGGCAGGGGTAGCAGGtgtcacaggggtcccaggtgTGGCAGGGGTGACAGGTGTTGGtgtcacaggggtcccaggtgTGACAGGTGTAGGTGTGACAGGGgtcacaggtgtcacaggggtcccaggtgTGACAGGTGTAGGTGTGACAGGGGTCACAGGGCTTACAGGTGTGGCAGGTGTAGGTGTGGCAGGTGTGAGAGGTGTAGGTGTCACAGGTGTGACAGGtgtccagctccaggtgctgccagtGGCCACAGAGGTCACCAGTGTGCAAGGTGGGGAGCTGACAGGTGTGACAGGGGTGACAGGTGTGACAGGGGTGACAGGTGTGACCGGTGTGGCAGGTGTGGCAGGTGTGGCAGGTGTAGGTGTAACAGGGGTCCCAGGTGTGACAGGTGTAGGTGTAACGGGGGTCCCAGGTGTAGGTGTAACAAGTGTGACAGGTGTAGGTGTGACAGGTATGACAGGCGTGACAAATGCAGGTGTGAGAGGTGTAGGTGTGACAGGTGTGGCAGGTGTGACAGGTGTGACAAATGTAGGTGTGACAGGTCTCACAGGTGTGACAG GCGTGACAAATGCAGGTGTGAGAGGTGTAGGTGTGACAGGTGTGACAGgggtgcagctccaggtgctcccagTGCCTTCAGAAGTCACCAGCGtccagctccaggcaggtgAGGTCACCAACGTCCAGCTCCAGGTGTTGCCACCGCCACCTTCTGGTGGCACCAAtgtccagctccaggtgctgccaaCACCACCTGAGGTCACCAAcgtccagctctgcacaggtgAGGTGGCCAACGTCCAGCTCCAGGTGTTACCACCACCCCCAGGTGGCACAGgtgtgcagctccaggcaggtgAGGTGACCAACGTGCAGCTCCAGGTGTTGCCACCACCACCTGAGGTGGCCAACGTGCAGCTCCAGGTGTTGCCACCGCCCCCAGGTGGCACAggtgtgcagctgcaggcaggtgagGTGACCAATGtccagctccaggccctgccgCTGTCCTCAGGTGTCACCAACGTGCAGCTCCAGGTGTTGCCACCACCAGCTTCAGGTGGCACAGgtgtgcagctccaggcaggtgAGGTGGCCAATGTCCAGCTCCAGGTGTTGCCACCTCttgcaggtggcacaggtgtCCAGCTCCAGGCCACTGAGCTGCCCAGTGTCCACCTGGAGACCACAGAGGTGACCGATGTCCACCTGGACATCTCAGAGGTGACCGATGTCCACCTGGAGACCATGGAGGaggtgcccagtgcccacctggaGACCTCAGAGGTGACCGATGTCCACCTGGAACCCACTGAGATGAGCCGTGCCCACCTGGACATGTCACagctgcccagtgcccacctggaGACCACCGAGATGACCGATGTCCACCTGGACACCTCAGAGGTGACCGATGCCCACCTGGAGATGACTGAGGAGGTGCCTGGTGCCCACCTGGACACCTCAGaggtgcccagtgcccacctggaGATGAGTGAGATGACCGATGTCCACCTGGAGACCACTGAGGTGACCAGTGTCCACCTGCAGACCACCCATGTGACCAATGTCCACCTGGAGACATCGGGGGTGACCAATGCCCACCTGGACACCTCAGAGCTGCCCAGTGTCCACCTGGAACCCACAGAGGTGACCAGTGGCCACCTGGACACCACGGAAGTGACCGATGTCCACCTGGAACCTACAGAGGTGCCCAGTGCACACCTGGAACCCACCCAGATGACCGATGTCCACCTGGGGACCACGGAGGTGACCGATGTCCACCTGGACACCTCAGAGCTGCCCAGTGTCCACCTGGAGACATCGGGGGTGACCAACGGCCACCTGGACACCTCAGAACCGCCCAGTGTCCACCTGGAGACCTCAGAGATGACCGATGTCCACCTGGACACCACGGAAGTGACCGATGTCCACCTGGAGACCTCAGAGGTGACCGATGTCCACCTGGGGACCACTGAGGTGACCAGTGTCCACCTGCAGACCACCCATGTGACCGATGTCCACCTGGAGACATCAGGGGTGACCAATGTCCACCTGGAACCCACAGAGGTGACCAACGGCCACCTGGACACCACGGAAGTGACCGATGTCCACCTGGAGACCTCAGAACTGCCCGGTGCCCACCTGGACATGTCAGAGGTGCCCTCTGACCACCTGGACACCACAGAAGTGACCGATGCCCACCTGGAGACAAATGAGATGACCGATGCCCACCTGGACATGTCAGAGGTGACCGATGTCCACCTGGACACCTCAGAACTGCCCAGCGTTCACCTGGACGTGTCAGaggtgcccagtgcccacctggaGAGCAATGAGATGACCGATGTCCACCTGGACACCACCCCGatgcccagtgcccacctggcCACCTCAGAGGTGACCGATGTCCACCTGGGGACCACGGaggtgcccagtgcccacctggaCGTGTCAGaggtgcccagtgcccacctggaGACCTCGGaggtgcccagtgcccacctggaACCCACCCAGATGACCGATGTCCACCTGGACACCACAGAGGTGACCGATGTCCACCTGGCAACCTCAGAactgcccagtgcccacctggaCGTGTCAGAGGTGCCCAATGTCCACCTGGAAGTGCCCAGTGTCCACCTGGAGACCCCTGAGGAGGTGCCCGGTGCCCACCTGGACACGTCAAAGGTGCCAGGTGCCCACCTGGAGCCCACAGAGTTGCACCTGGAACCCCCCTAG
- the LOC118701262 gene encoding zinc finger protein 628-like isoform X8, producing the protein MAGAAPPAGAPEHPFTCRECGKSFRWSSRLAHHLRSHTGERPYKCPECPKAFKGSSALLYHLRGHTGERPYTCATCGKSFKRSSLLQTHLRVHTGLRAFRCAQCGLTFKWASHYQYHLRQHSGERPYRCPTCPKAFKNSSSLRRHRHTHTGERPHTCDTCGKGFAQATNLRQHLRVHTGERPYTCATCGKSFTHSSNLHLHRRTHGPAPQCPACATPLASRACPQRHLQSPAPPGAASPEPLWRPLGLTCAEQEATATPATPPAPPHRCLTCGKSFKNGSGLARHLPGHERPRAPPAPGEAEAPAPPERPYRCGECGKAFKGSSGLRYHLRDHTGERPYTCATCGKSFKRSSLLQTHLRVHTGLRAFRCAQCGLTFKWASHYQYHLRQHSGERPYRCPTCPKAFKNSSSLRRHGHTHTGERPHTCDTCGKGFAQATNLRQHLRVHTGERPYTCATCGKSFTHSSNLHLHRRTHSAARPFRCPTCPKAFVMAAYLQRHLRTHGPAPRRAPGGATPGAAAPVPAGAYLVLPGPGGASPRKVLLVAATPGHARPHLAQVGRGQRTWQSVLLLPGAGREGTAAGLRLQVAEVAGVAGVTGVGVTGMTGVTGVTGVTGVGVTGVGVTGMTGVTGVTGVGVTGVTSAGVTGVGVAGVAGVTGVPGVAGVTGVGVTGVPGVTGVGVTGVTGVTGVPGVTGVGVTGVTGLTGVAGVGVAGVRGVGVAGVTGVTNVGVTGLTGVTGVTGVTNAGVRGVGVTGVTGVQLQVLPVPSEVTSVQLQAGEVTNVQLQVLPPPPSGGTNVQLQVLPTPPEVTNVQLCTGEVANVQLQVLPPPPGGTGVQLQAGEVTNVQLQVLPPPPEVANVQLQVLPPPPGGTGVQLQAGEVTNVQLQALPLSSGVTNVQLQVLPPPASGGTGVQLQAGEVANVQLQVLPPLAGGTGVQLQATELPSVHLETTEVTDVHLDISEVTDVHLETMEEVPSAHLETSEVTDVHLEPTEMSRAHLDMSQLPSAHLETTEMTDVHLDTSEVTDAHLEMTEEVPGAHLDTSEVPSAHLEMSEMTDVHLETTEVTSVHLQTTHVTNVHLETSGVTNAHLDTSELPSVHLEPTEVTSGHLDTTEVTDVHLEPTEVPSAHLEPTQMTDVHLGTTEVTDVHLDTSELPSVHLETSGVTNGHLDTSEPPSVHLETSEMTDVHLDTTEVTDVHLETSEVTDVHLGTTEVTSVHLQTTHVTDVHLETSGVTNVHLEPTEVTNGHLDTTEVTDVHLETSELPGAHLDMSEVPSDHLDTTEVTDAHLETNEMTDAHLDMSEVTDVHLDTSELPSVHLDVSEVPSAHLESNEMTDVHLDTTPMPSAHLATSEVTDVHLGTTEVPSAHLDVSEVPSAHLETSEVPSAHLEPTQMTDVHLDTTEVTDVHLATSELPSAHLDVSEVPNVHLEVPSVHLETPEEVPGAHLDTSKVPGAHLEPTELHLEPP; encoded by the exons ATGGCGGGTGCGGCGCCCCCCGCAGGTGCCCCCGAGCACCCCTTCACCTGCCGGGAGTGCGGCAAATCCTTCCGCTGGTCCTCGCGCCTGGCGCATCACCTGCGCAGCCACACAGGTGAGCGCCCCTACAAGTGCCCCGAGTGCCCCAAGGCCTTCAAGGGCTCCTCCGCCCTCCTCTACCACCTGCGGGGCCACACAGGTGAGCGCCCCTACACCTGCGCCACCTGCGGCAAGAGCTTCAAGCGCTCCTCGCTGCTGCAGACTCACCTGCGCGTGCACACGGGGCTGCGCGCCTTCAGGTGCGCCCAGTGCGGCCTCACCTTCAAGTGGGCGTCGCACTACCAGTACCACCTGCGGCAGCACTCAGGTGAGCGGCCCTACCGCTGCCCCACCTGCCCCAAGGCCTTCAAGAACTCCTCCAGCCTGCGGCGCCACCGCCACACGCACACAGGTGAGCGCCCGCACACCTGCGACACCTGCGGCAAGGGCTTCGCCCAGGCCACCAACCTGCGGCAGCACCTGCGGGTGCACACGGGCGAGCGGCCGTACACCTGCGCCACCTGCGGCAAGAGCTTCACGCACTCGTCCAACCTGCACCTGCACCGGCGCACGCACGGCCCCGCCCCGCAGTGCCCCGCCTGCGCCACGCCCTTGGCCTCGCGCGCCTGCCCGCAGCGGCACCTGCAgagccccgccccgcccggcgctGCCTCACCTGAGCCGCTCTGGAGGCCGCTGGGGCTCACCTGTGCCGAGCAGGAGGCGACAGCGACGCCGGCCacgcccccggccccgccccaCCGCTGCCTCACCTGTGGCAAGAGCTTCAAGAACGGCTCGGGGCTGGCGCGACACCTGCCCGGCCACGAGCGGCCCAGAGCCCCGCCCGCACCAGGTGAGGCCGAGGCGCCGGCCCCGCCCGAGCGGCCGTACAGGTGCGGCGAGTGCGGCAAGGCCTTCAAGGGCTCCTCGGGGCTGCGCTACCACCTGCGCGACCACACAGGTGAGCGCCCCTACACCTGCGCCACCTGCGGCAAGAGCTTCAAGCGCTCCTCGCTGCTGCAGACTCACCTGCGCGTGCACACGGGGCTGCGCGCCTTCAGGTGCGCCCAGTGCGGCCTCACCTTCAAGTGGGCGTCGCACTACCAGTACCACCTGCGGCAGCACTCAGGTGAGCGGCCCTACCGCTGCCCCACCTGCCCCAAGGCCTTCAAGAACTCCTCCAGCCTGCGGCGCCACGGCCACACCCACACAGGTGAGCGCCCGCACACCTGCGACACCTGCGGCAAGGGCTTCGCCCAGGCCACCAACCTGCGGCAGCACCTGCGGGTGCACACGGGCGAGCGGCCGTACACCTGCGCCACCTGCGGCAAGAGCTTCACGCACTCGTCCAACCTGCACCTGCACCGGCGCACGCACTCGGCGGCGCGGCCCTTCCGCTGCCCCACCTGTCCCAAGGCCTTCGTCATGGCCGCCTACCTGCAGAGACACCTGCGCACGcacggccccgccccgcgccgcgcaCCTGGCGGCGCCACGCCTGGCGCTGCCGCACCTGTGCCCGCCGGCGCTTACCTGGtgctgcccggccccggcggaGCCTCCCCACgcaaggtgctgctggtggcGGCCACGCCCGGGCACGCCCGGCCGCACCTGGCGCAGGTGGGCAGGGGGCAGCGCACCTGGCAGAGCGTCCTGCTCCTACCTggggcggggagggaggggacgGCAGCGGGGCTGCGGCTGCAGGTGGCTGAggtggcaggggtggcaggtGTGACAGGTGTAGGTGTGACAGGTATGACAGGTGTGACAGGGGTGACAGGGGTGACAGGTGTGGGTGTGACAGGTGTAGGGGTGACAGGTATGACAGGTGTGACAGGGGTGACAGGTGTGGGTGTGACTGGGGTGACAAGTGCAGGTGTGACAGGTGTGGGTGTGGCAGGGGTAGCAGGtgtcacaggggtcccaggtgTGGCAGGGGTGACAGGTGTTGGtgtcacaggggtcccaggtgTGACAGGTGTAGGTGTGACAGGGgtcacaggtgtcacaggggtcccaggtgTGACAGGTGTAGGTGTGACAGGGGTCACAGGGCTTACAGGTGTGGCAGGTGTAGGTGTGGCAGGTGTGAGAGGTGTAG GTGTGGCAGGTGTGACAGGTGTGACAAATGTAGGTGTGACAGGTCTCACAGGTGTGACAGGTGTGACAG GCGTGACAAATGCAGGTGTGAGAGGTGTAGGTGTGACAGGTGTGACAGgggtgcagctccaggtgctcccagTGCCTTCAGAAGTCACCAGCGtccagctccaggcaggtgAGGTCACCAACGTCCAGCTCCAGGTGTTGCCACCGCCACCTTCTGGTGGCACCAAtgtccagctccaggtgctgccaaCACCACCTGAGGTCACCAAcgtccagctctgcacaggtgAGGTGGCCAACGTCCAGCTCCAGGTGTTACCACCACCCCCAGGTGGCACAGgtgtgcagctccaggcaggtgAGGTGACCAACGTGCAGCTCCAGGTGTTGCCACCACCACCTGAGGTGGCCAACGTGCAGCTCCAGGTGTTGCCACCGCCCCCAGGTGGCACAggtgtgcagctgcaggcaggtgagGTGACCAATGtccagctccaggccctgccgCTGTCCTCAGGTGTCACCAACGTGCAGCTCCAGGTGTTGCCACCACCAGCTTCAGGTGGCACAGgtgtgcagctccaggcaggtgAGGTGGCCAATGTCCAGCTCCAGGTGTTGCCACCTCttgcaggtggcacaggtgtCCAGCTCCAGGCCACTGAGCTGCCCAGTGTCCACCTGGAGACCACAGAGGTGACCGATGTCCACCTGGACATCTCAGAGGTGACCGATGTCCACCTGGAGACCATGGAGGaggtgcccagtgcccacctggaGACCTCAGAGGTGACCGATGTCCACCTGGAACCCACTGAGATGAGCCGTGCCCACCTGGACATGTCACagctgcccagtgcccacctggaGACCACCGAGATGACCGATGTCCACCTGGACACCTCAGAGGTGACCGATGCCCACCTGGAGATGACTGAGGAGGTGCCTGGTGCCCACCTGGACACCTCAGaggtgcccagtgcccacctggaGATGAGTGAGATGACCGATGTCCACCTGGAGACCACTGAGGTGACCAGTGTCCACCTGCAGACCACCCATGTGACCAATGTCCACCTGGAGACATCGGGGGTGACCAATGCCCACCTGGACACCTCAGAGCTGCCCAGTGTCCACCTGGAACCCACAGAGGTGACCAGTGGCCACCTGGACACCACGGAAGTGACCGATGTCCACCTGGAACCTACAGAGGTGCCCAGTGCACACCTGGAACCCACCCAGATGACCGATGTCCACCTGGGGACCACGGAGGTGACCGATGTCCACCTGGACACCTCAGAGCTGCCCAGTGTCCACCTGGAGACATCGGGGGTGACCAACGGCCACCTGGACACCTCAGAACCGCCCAGTGTCCACCTGGAGACCTCAGAGATGACCGATGTCCACCTGGACACCACGGAAGTGACCGATGTCCACCTGGAGACCTCAGAGGTGACCGATGTCCACCTGGGGACCACTGAGGTGACCAGTGTCCACCTGCAGACCACCCATGTGACCGATGTCCACCTGGAGACATCAGGGGTGACCAATGTCCACCTGGAACCCACAGAGGTGACCAACGGCCACCTGGACACCACGGAAGTGACCGATGTCCACCTGGAGACCTCAGAACTGCCCGGTGCCCACCTGGACATGTCAGAGGTGCCCTCTGACCACCTGGACACCACAGAAGTGACCGATGCCCACCTGGAGACAAATGAGATGACCGATGCCCACCTGGACATGTCAGAGGTGACCGATGTCCACCTGGACACCTCAGAACTGCCCAGCGTTCACCTGGACGTGTCAGaggtgcccagtgcccacctggaGAGCAATGAGATGACCGATGTCCACCTGGACACCACCCCGatgcccagtgcccacctggcCACCTCAGAGGTGACCGATGTCCACCTGGGGACCACGGaggtgcccagtgcccacctggaCGTGTCAGaggtgcccagtgcccacctggaGACCTCGGaggtgcccagtgcccacctggaACCCACCCAGATGACCGATGTCCACCTGGACACCACAGAGGTGACCGATGTCCACCTGGCAACCTCAGAactgcccagtgcccacctggaCGTGTCAGAGGTGCCCAATGTCCACCTGGAAGTGCCCAGTGTCCACCTGGAGACCCCTGAGGAGGTGCCCGGTGCCCACCTGGACACGTCAAAGGTGCCAGGTGCCCACCTGGAGCCCACAGAGTTGCACCTGGAACCCCCCTAG